From a single Lewinella sp. LCG006 genomic region:
- a CDS encoding YciI family protein translates to MRLFVLLLFVLFGLEGNRLQAQSMPIDTVGFQTFSHQSGDTTYLMKQYFMCFLKVGPRRDQDEATAAKIQEGHLAHLAELGRQRKICLAGPFADDSGIQGVVIYSTPTYEEAVKLASQDPAVLAGRLVVEIHPFWAAVGAQLF, encoded by the coding sequence ATGAGATTATTTGTTCTGCTCCTTTTCGTACTGTTTGGCCTTGAAGGCAATAGGCTTCAAGCCCAATCTATGCCCATCGATACCGTAGGTTTTCAGACGTTCAGCCATCAGTCTGGTGATACTACTTATTTGATGAAGCAGTATTTTATGTGCTTTTTGAAAGTGGGCCCACGCCGTGACCAGGACGAAGCCACTGCCGCAAAAATTCAAGAAGGGCATCTTGCACATCTGGCAGAACTAGGTCGGCAGCGGAAAATTTGTCTGGCGGGGCCATTTGCCGATGATAGTGGTATTCAGGGTGTTGTCATCTATTCTACTCCCACTTACGAAGAAGCGGTAAAACTCGCGAGTCAAGATCCCGCGGTGCTTGCTGGTCGACTGGTGGTGGAAATTCACCCGTTTTGGGCTGCGGTGGGGGCACAGTTGTTCTGA
- a CDS encoding DUF6438 domain-containing protein, translating to MRKLHFLILAAGAFIFLAATCRPLTTKDLDQLDPRIEMFKGPCFGSCPVYKLTIYEGGVVAYEGQQFTNRIGLHTKLLDQTTYRNLIKDFESSNFWNFQNAYKAQIPDLATVTISFHDGEQSKSVKGKDGRPAKIMELEEKLTAIAESGGWEKQAAGSNYGMPENVIADELLVNLSSEVDPNVWIIQFAKQDLQIVKRLAPNSPYWLFRFNPERINPEEMLGLVRRNEYVLSAEFNKTMNLSPRN from the coding sequence ATGCGTAAGCTACACTTCCTTATCCTGGCCGCCGGTGCATTTATTTTTCTGGCGGCAACCTGCCGACCATTGACGACCAAAGACCTGGACCAGCTTGATCCCCGGATTGAAATGTTCAAAGGCCCTTGCTTTGGTAGTTGTCCAGTGTATAAACTTACTATTTATGAAGGTGGTGTTGTGGCTTATGAAGGCCAGCAGTTTACCAATCGGATTGGTTTGCACACGAAATTATTGGATCAGACGACTTATCGCAATTTGATCAAAGACTTCGAGTCATCCAATTTTTGGAATTTTCAGAATGCTTATAAAGCCCAAATTCCGGATTTGGCGACGGTAACCATTTCCTTCCATGATGGCGAGCAGTCAAAGTCGGTGAAAGGTAAGGACGGGCGCCCTGCAAAGATTATGGAACTGGAAGAAAAACTCACGGCCATCGCGGAAAGTGGTGGTTGGGAGAAACAAGCGGCAGGTAGCAACTACGGGATGCCTGAGAACGTCATTGCGGATGAGCTATTGGTAAACTTGTCGTCGGAAGTAGATCCAAACGTTTGGATTATTCAGTTTGCTAAACAGGATTTGCAGATCGTTAAACGGCTCGCCCCAAATAGTCCTTATTGGTTGTTTCGATTTAATCCTGAGCGAATCAACCCGGAAGAAATGCTAGGATTAGTAAGGCGGAATGAATATGTGTTGAGTGCGGAGTTTAATAAAACAATGAATCTTTCACCACGAAATTGA